Proteins from one Desulfovibrio intestinalis genomic window:
- a CDS encoding aldehyde dehydrogenase family protein encodes MKKPNLQDKYSLFIDGQWKDASDGATYDTFCPANGERLATCAEATKEDVDAAVKAATRAWESWRKTDPIERANLLLKIADIIDANKEHLAMVETLDNGKPIRETMNVDIPFAADHFRYFAGVVRADEGTATMLDGNTLSLVLREPIGVVGQIVPWNFPFLMAAWKLAPVLAAGCCTVFKPSNHTSLSVLELARLIGQVLPKGVFNVITGRGSRSGQYILDHPGFNKLAFTGSTDVGRSVGLAAAKRLIPSTLELGGKSANIFFPDCQWDLAMDGLQLGILFNQGQVCCAGSRVFVHEDIYDKFVAEAVERFNRVKVGLPWEAKTQMGSQIYESHLKAILLCIEQAKGEGAKVLCGGERVTEGELGKGCFMRPTLLGNVTNDMRVAQDEIFGPVAVIIKFKTEEEVVKMANDSVFGLGGAVWTRDINRAIRVSRAVETGRMWVNCYNSIPAGAPFGGYKESGIGRETHKVILEHYTQQKNIMINLAEKPTGFYP; translated from the coding sequence ATGAAAAAGCCAAATTTGCAGGACAAATATTCCCTCTTCATCGACGGTCAGTGGAAGGACGCCTCTGACGGCGCCACTTACGACACCTTCTGCCCCGCCAATGGCGAGCGCCTTGCCACCTGCGCCGAAGCCACCAAGGAAGATGTTGACGCCGCCGTCAAAGCTGCCACCCGCGCATGGGAAAGCTGGAGAAAAACAGATCCCATCGAACGCGCCAACCTGCTTTTAAAGATAGCGGATATCATTGACGCCAACAAAGAACACCTCGCAATGGTGGAAACGCTGGACAACGGCAAGCCCATCCGCGAAACAATGAATGTGGACATTCCCTTTGCCGCCGACCACTTCCGCTACTTTGCGGGTGTAGTGCGCGCCGACGAAGGCACCGCAACCATGCTTGACGGCAACACGCTTTCTCTGGTTCTGCGTGAACCCATCGGCGTTGTGGGCCAGATCGTGCCCTGGAACTTCCCCTTCCTTATGGCGGCGTGGAAGCTGGCTCCGGTGCTGGCTGCCGGTTGCTGCACCGTATTCAAGCCCTCAAACCATACCTCGCTTTCCGTTCTTGAGCTGGCGCGCCTTATAGGCCAGGTGCTGCCCAAGGGCGTGTTTAACGTTATTACTGGCCGCGGCTCCCGCTCGGGCCAGTATATTCTGGACCACCCCGGATTCAACAAGCTTGCCTTCACTGGTTCCACCGACGTGGGCCGCAGTGTGGGTCTGGCCGCAGCCAAGCGCCTCATTCCCTCCACCCTGGAACTGGGCGGCAAGTCGGCCAATATATTCTTCCCCGACTGCCAGTGGGATCTGGCTATGGACGGCCTGCAACTGGGCATCCTGTTCAATCAGGGGCAGGTATGTTGCGCCGGATCGCGTGTTTTTGTGCATGAAGATATTTACGACAAGTTCGTGGCTGAAGCTGTTGAGCGCTTCAATCGCGTCAAGGTTGGCCTGCCCTGGGAAGCAAAAACCCAGATGGGTTCACAGATATATGAATCGCACCTCAAGGCCATACTGCTCTGCATCGAGCAGGCCAAGGGCGAAGGAGCCAAGGTGCTTTGCGGTGGTGAACGTGTGACTGAAGGCGAACTGGGCAAGGGCTGCTTCATGCGTCCCACCCTGCTCGGCAATGTCACCAACGACATGCGTGTGGCCCAGGATGAAATCTTCGGCCCCGTGGCCGTCATCATCAAGTTCAAGACTGAAGAAGAAGTGGTCAAGATGGCCAACGACAGCGTCTTTGGTCTGGGTGGCGCAGTGTGGACGCGCGACATCAACCGCGCCATCCGCGTGAGCAGGGCCGTTGAAACCGGGCGCATGTGGGTAAACTGCTACAACAGCATCCCGGCGGGCGCTCCCTTTGGCGGCTACAAGGAATCGGGCATCGGGCGCGAAACCCACAAGGTGATCCTTGAGCACTACACCCAGCAAAAGAACATCATGATCAACCTGGCTGAAAAGCCCACCGGCTTCTACCCCTAG
- a CDS encoding sulfide/dihydroorotate dehydrogenase-like FAD/NAD-binding protein, which translates to MPTPILHKESLIPGKTSKLVLDAPEIARKAKPGHFVMLRMTPNGERIPLTIADTDAENGTITIVYLVMGKSTALLEALNVGDAILDVCGPLGHPTHIEKKGTVICVGGGTGIAAMHHIAKGHARAGNKVVGVIGARSKDLLLFEKELKSFVDELLISTDDGSYGHKGLVTDLLRDRLKKDKTVFEVVAVGPVPMMAAVAETTRPFGVRTTVSLNPIMVDGIGMCGACRVSVGGKTKFACVDGPEFDGHEVDFPELRRRLAAYREQEKVSIDDYQRTAHGN; encoded by the coding sequence ATGCCAACACCCATATTGCACAAGGAAAGCCTGATCCCGGGCAAAACCAGCAAGCTGGTGCTCGATGCGCCGGAAATCGCCCGGAAGGCAAAACCCGGGCATTTTGTCATGCTGCGTATGACTCCCAACGGAGAACGCATTCCCCTTACCATTGCAGATACCGATGCCGAAAACGGCACCATTACCATTGTGTATCTTGTTATGGGCAAAAGCACGGCCCTGCTTGAAGCTCTCAATGTGGGCGACGCCATTCTTGACGTCTGCGGCCCCCTGGGCCACCCCACCCATATTGAAAAGAAAGGCACCGTCATCTGTGTGGGCGGCGGCACGGGCATTGCCGCCATGCACCACATCGCCAAGGGCCACGCGCGGGCGGGCAACAAGGTTGTGGGCGTTATCGGCGCACGCAGCAAGGACCTGTTGCTGTTTGAAAAAGAGCTGAAATCCTTTGTGGACGAACTGCTTATTTCTACAGACGACGGCAGCTACGGCCACAAGGGCCTGGTGACCGACCTTCTGCGCGACAGGCTTAAAAAAGACAAGACCGTCTTTGAAGTGGTGGCCGTCGGCCCCGTACCGATGATGGCCGCCGTAGCCGAAACCACGCGCCCCTTTGGCGTCAGAACCACTGTCAGCCTCAACCCCATCATGGTTGACGGTATTGGCATGTGTGGCGCCTGCCGCGTCAGCGTTGGCGGCAAAACCAAATTCGCCTGTGTGGACGGCCCCGAATTTGACGGGCACGAAGTAGATTTTCCCGAACTGCGCCGCCGTCTGGCTGCCTATCGTGAACAGGAAAAAGTCTCCATTGACGACTATCAGAGGACTGCTCATGGAAACTAA
- the gltA gene encoding NADPH-dependent glutamate synthase — translation METKTPKKKPLAPRVDMPCQPAEVRRANFEEVALGYTREMAIEEAKRCLQCKKPLCVSGCPVEVPIRDFIREVSLGNMDAAYRIIKSTNSLPAVCGRVCPQEHQCEGKCILTAKGQPVAIGRLERFVADTYIATSACEQVTGTNSCALPRGDLKVACIGSGPSSLTCAGVCAAAGIKVDVYEALHEPGGVLIYGIPAFRLPKNVVATEINGLRLAGVDFHLNYVGGRTVEVEELLETHHAVFIGVGAGLPTFLGVPGENLVGVFSANEYLTRVNLGRAYDFPGQDTPAFPGKNVTVFGAGNVAMDAARTALRMGAESVHIVYRRTRAEMPARLEELEHAEEEGVQFAMLSAPVRFNGDAEMRLKSVTLQKMELGEADASGRRRPVAIEGEVFDLPTDLAVVALGTRSNPILLDATPKLKQNKWGYIEVNEETGETSIPNVFAGGDIVTGAATVILAMGAGRKAGQEIVKRLLK, via the coding sequence ATGGAAACTAAGACCCCCAAAAAGAAGCCCCTTGCCCCCAGGGTGGATATGCCCTGCCAGCCTGCCGAAGTACGGCGCGCGAATTTTGAAGAAGTCGCCCTGGGATACACCAGAGAAATGGCTATTGAAGAAGCCAAGCGCTGCCTTCAGTGCAAAAAGCCCCTCTGCGTCAGCGGTTGCCCCGTAGAAGTTCCCATCCGCGACTTTATCCGTGAAGTTTCTCTTGGCAATATGGACGCCGCCTACCGCATAATCAAGAGCACCAACAGCCTGCCCGCCGTGTGCGGCCGCGTTTGCCCGCAGGAACACCAGTGCGAAGGCAAGTGCATCCTCACTGCCAAGGGGCAGCCTGTGGCCATTGGCCGTCTTGAACGCTTTGTGGCCGACACCTATATTGCCACATCGGCCTGTGAGCAGGTTACGGGCACCAACTCTTGCGCCTTGCCGCGCGGCGACCTCAAGGTGGCCTGTATCGGTTCCGGCCCCTCTTCCCTGACCTGTGCCGGCGTCTGTGCCGCCGCGGGCATCAAGGTAGACGTGTACGAAGCCCTGCACGAACCCGGCGGCGTGCTGATTTATGGCATCCCCGCCTTCCGCTTGCCCAAGAATGTGGTTGCCACAGAAATCAACGGCCTGCGCCTGGCAGGTGTGGATTTTCATCTCAACTATGTTGGCGGACGCACCGTCGAGGTTGAAGAACTGCTGGAAACCCACCACGCCGTCTTTATCGGCGTAGGCGCTGGCCTGCCCACTTTTTTGGGCGTACCCGGCGAAAACCTTGTGGGCGTATTTTCGGCCAACGAATACCTTACCCGCGTAAATCTGGGCCGCGCCTATGATTTCCCCGGTCAGGACACCCCGGCCTTTCCCGGCAAGAATGTGACAGTCTTCGGCGCTGGCAACGTGGCTATGGACGCGGCCCGCACCGCCCTGCGCATGGGCGCTGAAAGCGTACACATCGTTTACCGCCGCACCAGGGCAGAAATGCCTGCCCGCCTTGAAGAGCTGGAACACGCCGAGGAAGAAGGCGTGCAGTTCGCAATGCTTTCCGCACCAGTGCGCTTTAACGGCGACGCCGAAATGCGTCTGAAGTCCGTTACCCTGCAAAAGATGGAACTGGGCGAAGCCGATGCATCTGGCCGCCGCCGCCCCGTAGCCATTGAAGGCGAAGTATTCGACCTGCCCACCGATCTGGCCGTTGTGGCTCTGGGCACGCGCTCCAACCCCATCCTTCTCGACGCCACCCCCAAGCTCAAGCAAAACAAGTGGGGCTACATCGAGGTGAATGAAGAAACTGGCGAAACGTCTATTCCCAACGTTTTTGCCGGAGGCGACATCGTTACTGGCGCTGCCACCGTCATTCTTGCAATGGGTGCAGGACGCAAGGCCGGTCAGGAAATCGTAAAGCGCCTGCTGAAGTAA
- a CDS encoding histidinol-phosphatase: MSVRRFHPFLYGTPVLTPLGRRQGAPCLLHLASRAFTVHSIPIQQPSSLHWEAGAPPEHSGNPTQESPLMILADLHNHTKYSHGGNSPAEMYAAAQAKGLEIIGFTEHSPRPLGFDYTNEYRDKLTRHLPDYASEVLALKAANANGPCRVLFGMEMDWLEGQLDFTLASCAAYDFDYLLGSVHFIGQWGFDDGSEPWKGMSQEECEIQYTRYFEIWERMLASGLFNIAAHPDLVKIFSVEQFHVWLTKPESQALVRRGLAALRQSGMSMEISSAGLRKACREIYPAPPIMVMAAEMDLPISFASDAHVTDDVGYGFARLASYARAFGFKEYTVFDRGQRNVYPI; this comes from the coding sequence ATGTCTGTCAGACGTTTCCACCCTTTTTTGTACGGCACGCCCGTCTTGACCCCGCTCGGGCGCAGGCAGGGCGCGCCCTGCCTGCTGCATCTTGCCAGCCGGGCCTTTACGGTTCATAGTATCCCCATACAGCAACCTTCCTCCCTGCATTGGGAGGCCGGGGCTCCCCCGGAGCATTCAGGAAACCCCACTCAGGAAAGCCCACTCATGATCCTCGCAGACCTGCATAACCACACCAAGTATTCCCACGGCGGCAACAGCCCCGCTGAAATGTACGCAGCCGCCCAGGCCAAGGGCCTTGAGATCATCGGCTTTACAGAACATTCGCCCCGGCCCTTGGGTTTTGACTATACAAACGAGTACAGAGACAAACTCACGCGCCACTTGCCGGACTACGCCAGCGAAGTTCTGGCCCTCAAGGCCGCCAATGCAAATGGCCCCTGCCGTGTACTTTTTGGCATGGAAATGGACTGGCTTGAAGGGCAACTGGACTTCACCCTCGCGTCCTGCGCCGCCTATGATTTCGACTATCTGCTGGGCAGCGTGCACTTTATCGGGCAATGGGGCTTTGACGACGGCTCCGAGCCCTGGAAAGGCATGTCGCAAGAAGAATGCGAAATCCAGTACACACGCTACTTTGAAATATGGGAGCGCATGCTGGCTTCGGGCCTTTTCAACATTGCTGCCCATCCCGACCTCGTCAAGATTTTCTCCGTTGAGCAGTTTCACGTCTGGCTGACCAAGCCGGAAAGCCAGGCTCTTGTGCGGCGTGGTCTCGCGGCCCTGCGGCAGTCTGGCATGAGCATGGAAATCTCCTCGGCAGGGCTGCGCAAAGCTTGCCGCGAAATCTACCCCGCGCCTCCCATTATGGTAATGGCAGCGGAAATGGATCTGCCCATTAGCTTTGCTTCCGACGCGCACGTTACAGACGATGTGGGCTACGGTTTTGCCCGCCTGGCCTCCTACGCGCGCGCTTTTGGCTTCAAAGAATATACCGTGTTTGACCGTGGGCAACGCAATGTCTACCCAATTTAA
- a CDS encoding ATP-binding cassette domain-containing protein, translating to MFEPLVTIENLSLFLPGDASQRTVLHHIDWRIERGRHCALLGANGSGKSTLLRLLRGELWPASGHIWWHTAEGPEQSPLAGRAMTTLVSPAQQENYQRQAWDLTGLDLLLTGFEDTPLIYSDGGNQAFARREAAVRMASRLEAEGLLDRDTPTLSQGQLRLLLLGRALLRAPALLLLDECTDGLDARYREIFFDVLEEYAPRCTIVMTAHRPGQIPEWCVERRYVSEGRLYTIPPEQADGGGQFMPDLQKTANDICETESLPPLLDLENVTVFIDRQKVLRDITWSVHQGEHWRISGANGSGKSTLLRLLAGDEFTAAGGTLERWLPHQGGAVDTLAEVRKGVRLVSDLSQALYGYSLTAHEMVCTGFDNSIGVYRKFSPAEKAEALRRMQEMFPEESAEDVEALGRQSIRHLSTGQLRRLFLARALVGEPDILLLDEPCSGLDAPSRAHYLNLLDQLAIKGLHIVFVSHHGEDAPLCINREAQMEDGRLRVMV from the coding sequence ATGTTTGAACCGCTTGTGACCATCGAAAATCTGAGTCTTTTTCTGCCCGGTGACGCCAGTCAGCGGACGGTCTTGCACCACATCGACTGGCGGATTGAGCGTGGGCGCCACTGCGCCCTGCTTGGGGCCAACGGCTCCGGCAAGTCTACCCTGTTGCGTCTGCTGCGTGGTGAACTTTGGCCCGCAAGCGGCCATATCTGGTGGCATACGGCAGAGGGCCCCGAACAGTCGCCGCTGGCCGGACGCGCCATGACAACGCTTGTTTCTCCTGCACAACAAGAAAATTATCAGCGTCAGGCGTGGGATCTCACAGGCCTTGACCTGCTGCTCACTGGTTTTGAAGACACTCCCCTGATTTATTCAGACGGCGGCAATCAGGCGTTTGCACGCCGCGAAGCAGCCGTGCGCATGGCTAGCCGCCTCGAAGCAGAGGGCCTTTTGGACCGGGACACGCCCACCCTTTCTCAGGGGCAGCTGCGTCTGCTTCTTTTGGGCAGAGCGCTGTTGCGGGCTCCTGCCCTGCTTTTGCTCGACGAATGCACCGACGGGCTGGACGCCCGTTACCGGGAAATTTTCTTTGACGTGCTGGAAGAATACGCCCCGCGCTGCACCATTGTCATGACCGCACACCGTCCGGGGCAGATACCCGAATGGTGCGTGGAGAGGCGCTACGTCAGCGAAGGACGCCTGTACACAATACCGCCGGAACAGGCCGATGGAGGAGGACAGTTCATGCCCGATCTGCAAAAAACGGCCAACGACATATGTGAAACAGAAAGCCTGCCTCCCCTGCTGGATCTTGAAAATGTGACGGTCTTCATCGACAGGCAAAAGGTACTGCGCGACATTACCTGGAGCGTGCATCAAGGTGAACACTGGCGCATCAGCGGGGCCAACGGTTCGGGCAAATCCACCCTGCTGCGCCTCCTGGCGGGAGACGAATTCACGGCTGCAGGTGGCACACTGGAACGCTGGCTGCCACATCAGGGCGGCGCAGTGGATACCCTGGCAGAGGTACGCAAGGGCGTCCGGCTGGTATCGGACCTTTCACAGGCGCTCTACGGCTACTCCCTTACGGCGCACGAGATGGTCTGCACCGGCTTTGACAACAGCATTGGCGTATACCGCAAGTTCAGCCCGGCAGAAAAGGCAGAAGCCCTCCGCCGCATGCAGGAAATGTTTCCTGAAGAAAGTGCTGAAGATGTGGAAGCCCTTGGCCGCCAGTCCATCCGTCACCTGTCCACGGGGCAGTTGCGCCGCCTTTTTCTGGCGCGCGCGCTGGTGGGCGAGCCGGACATTCTGCTGCTGGACGAACCGTGCTCCGGGCTGGACGCTCCCAGCCGCGCCCACTACCTTAACCTGCTGGACCAGCTGGCCATAAAAGGGCTGCATATTGTCTTTGTGTCCCACCACGGTGAGGACGCTCCCCTTTGCATCAACCGCGAGGCCCAAATGGAAGACGGGCGGCTGCGCGTGATGGTTTAG
- a CDS encoding DedA family protein yields the protein MDIISYFSDFVLHIDVHLFELVEQYGLWVYAILFIIVFCETGLVVTPFLPGDSLLFAAGVVAGTGLMGYVEVMVVLLAAGILGDAVNYCIGRHVGPAIFSRDTRFIKKEHLLKAHHFYERHGGKAIVLARFVPIVRTFAPFVAGIALMCPRTFFFYNVTGCVLWVGCLVSAGFFLGNLEWVRQNFSLIVYGIVVVSVLPVAIEVLRSWFGGKKKDNEAEDDKK from the coding sequence ATGGATATAATCAGTTATTTCAGCGATTTCGTACTGCACATTGATGTGCATCTCTTTGAACTGGTGGAGCAGTATGGGCTCTGGGTCTACGCCATACTCTTTATCATTGTTTTTTGTGAAACCGGGCTTGTGGTGACACCCTTTCTGCCGGGCGATTCCCTGCTTTTCGCCGCAGGTGTGGTGGCCGGAACAGGCCTCATGGGCTATGTGGAAGTGATGGTGGTACTGCTGGCGGCAGGTATTCTTGGCGACGCCGTCAACTATTGCATTGGCCGCCATGTTGGGCCGGCGATTTTTTCCCGCGACACCCGCTTTATCAAAAAAGAGCATCTGCTCAAGGCCCATCATTTTTATGAACGTCATGGTGGCAAAGCCATTGTGCTGGCCCGCTTCGTGCCCATTGTGCGCACCTTCGCGCCCTTTGTGGCAGGCATTGCACTTATGTGCCCCCGCACCTTCTTTTTCTACAATGTGACGGGGTGCGTTTTGTGGGTCGGCTGCCTGGTTTCCGCAGGATTTTTTTTGGGAAATCTGGAGTGGGTACGCCAGAATTTCAGCCTCATCGTTTACGGCATTGTGGTCGTATCCGTACTGCCCGTGGCCATTGAAGTGCTGCGCTCCTGGTTTGGCGGCAAGAAAAAAGATAACGAAGCGGAAGACGACAAAAAATAG
- a CDS encoding alpha/beta hydrolase family protein produces MRQNISAILTLCLCFLLIPALNARADFYNVGFRTLGHWDGENGLRLDVNLWYPSVRPPRDIQYGPWEISAARGGKAVEGRFPLILLSHDTAGSRFSYHDTAAWLAASGFVVAAPTHPGDNMDNMDLLLTWQQLSNRVRELSSLIPLLLNDPEAEPTIDPDRIGVLGFGAGGTAALLLGGALPDCEGWQNYCAQAGSHDMYCNVWAKNRMEGLCRSLPLSKSLADTRVKAVAAVAPGFGMLFNRDSFRWFYPPLLLMAASNDGLNNTALHARRVYEFTGKKARWLVLDKADAGALMAPCPPALEAELPELCRSVREEDRKSIHKNMFAALSEFFLHYLGSGKNLPQIPAPPDLSPPLPPKPEPVPVPAQPAKRSRAK; encoded by the coding sequence ATGCGACAGAATATTTCCGCCATCCTCACACTGTGCCTCTGTTTTCTTTTAATTCCGGCCCTGAACGCCAGAGCCGACTTTTACAACGTGGGTTTTCGTACCCTTGGACACTGGGACGGCGAAAACGGACTACGGCTCGATGTGAACCTCTGGTATCCCTCGGTTCGTCCCCCGCGTGACATCCAGTATGGCCCGTGGGAAATTTCAGCCGCACGGGGCGGCAAAGCCGTGGAAGGGCGCTTTCCGCTCATTCTGCTCTCGCACGATACGGCAGGATCACGCTTCTCCTATCATGACACAGCCGCATGGCTGGCAGCCAGTGGTTTTGTGGTAGCGGCGCCTACCCACCCTGGCGACAATATGGACAATATGGATCTGCTGCTCACCTGGCAACAGTTGTCAAACAGGGTCCGGGAACTTTCCAGCCTTATTCCCCTGCTGCTCAACGACCCTGAAGCGGAGCCCACCATTGACCCTGACCGCATCGGCGTTCTGGGCTTCGGTGCAGGTGGCACAGCCGCTCTTTTGCTGGGCGGCGCACTGCCCGATTGCGAAGGCTGGCAAAACTATTGCGCGCAAGCTGGCTCGCACGACATGTACTGCAACGTATGGGCGAAAAACCGCATGGAAGGTCTTTGCCGCAGCCTGCCTTTGTCCAAAAGTCTGGCAGACACGCGCGTCAAGGCCGTGGCTGCGGTGGCCCCCGGATTTGGCATGCTTTTCAACCGAGACTCCTTCCGCTGGTTTTACCCGCCCCTGCTTCTTATGGCCGCCTCCAACGACGGTCTTAACAACACGGCCTTGCATGCCCGACGCGTTTACGAATTTACGGGCAAGAAAGCCCGCTGGCTTGTGCTGGACAAGGCAGACGCCGGGGCGCTCATGGCCCCCTGCCCGCCCGCACTGGAAGCGGAATTGCCAGAGCTTTGCCGGTCTGTGCGCGAAGAAGACAGAAAAAGCATACACAAAAACATGTTCGCCGCATTGAGCGAATTTTTTCTGCACTATCTTGGCAGCGGTAAAAACCTTCCACAAATTCCGGCCCCGCCTGATCTCAGCCCGCCACTGCCGCCCAAACCGGAGCCTGTTCCGGTTCCAGCGCAGCCAGCAAAGCGCAGCCGTGCAAAATAA
- the ldhH gene encoding L-lactate dehydrogenase (quinone) large subunit LdhH produces the protein MHDALKSNSGYHKELDEALNDEFLRRTLDTFAVAYRANREAVFKEVDERGLIAKVADAKDYACQHMEELYNQFKSEAEKRGVHVHRAATAAEANEIISRIAKENNVKRVVKSKSMTAEEIELNPALEAQGLIVDETDLGEWIIQLRHEGPSHMVMPAIHLSRYQVADDFTKATGVKQDSDVQHLVKVARVQLRRKFIAADMGISGCNFAVAENGAVSTVTNEGNARMVTTLPRVHVAIAGLDKLVAKLDDALTALLVLPRNATAQRITSYVTWMCGAGPCAANADDKKIMHVVFLDNGRTEIAKDPLFKQIFRCVRCGACANVCPVYRLVGGHKMGYIYIGAIGLILTYFFHGKERARILSQNCMGCESCANVCAGGIELPRLIREIRSRLNEEQGAPIEANLLSAVMKNRKLFHKLLKFASFAQKPFTRGAQFQRHLPAVFMGKHNFKALPAIANKSFRDRWSEIAPKVQNPVMRVAIFSGCAQDFIYPEQLEACVKILAAKNVAVEFPMDQSCCGLPLEMMGQRKTSIDVAKQNLAAFRGGNYDYIITLCASCAGHLKHHYPQILDKDYALVEGQAFASKVIDFSSFVHDVLGLKPEDFHKSGQKVTYHASCHLCRGLNVKEAPRALIADAAEYVPCDEEEVCCGFGGSYSVKFPEISAQLLEKKVNNMKATGADRLVVDCPGCVMQLRGGAEKQGLKIKVDHISELLADNLKK, from the coding sequence ATGCATGACGCCCTTAAAAGCAATTCCGGCTACCACAAGGAACTGGACGAAGCCCTTAACGACGAATTTCTGCGTCGCACTCTGGATACCTTTGCAGTTGCCTACCGCGCCAACCGCGAGGCCGTGTTCAAAGAAGTGGACGAGCGCGGTCTCATAGCCAAAGTGGCCGATGCCAAGGACTACGCCTGTCAGCACATGGAAGAACTGTACAACCAGTTCAAGTCCGAAGCTGAAAAGCGCGGCGTGCATGTGCACCGTGCCGCTACTGCTGCTGAAGCCAACGAGATCATTTCCCGCATCGCCAAGGAAAACAACGTCAAGCGCGTGGTCAAATCCAAGTCGATGACGGCTGAAGAAATCGAGTTGAATCCCGCTCTTGAGGCTCAGGGCCTCATCGTGGACGAAACCGACCTCGGCGAATGGATCATCCAGCTGCGGCATGAAGGCCCCTCGCACATGGTCATGCCCGCCATCCACCTTTCGCGCTATCAGGTGGCCGACGACTTCACCAAGGCCACTGGCGTGAAACAGGATTCGGACGTGCAGCATCTGGTCAAGGTGGCCCGCGTGCAGCTGCGCCGCAAGTTCATCGCTGCCGATATGGGCATCAGCGGATGCAACTTCGCTGTGGCTGAAAACGGCGCTGTTTCTACCGTGACCAACGAAGGCAACGCCCGCATGGTCACCACCCTGCCGCGCGTGCATGTGGCCATTGCCGGTCTGGACAAGCTTGTAGCCAAGCTGGACGACGCCCTTACGGCTCTGCTGGTGTTGCCCCGTAACGCCACTGCCCAGCGCATCACCTCCTACGTCACCTGGATGTGTGGCGCGGGTCCCTGTGCCGCCAATGCCGACGACAAAAAGATCATGCATGTGGTCTTTCTGGATAACGGCCGCACCGAAATCGCCAAGGATCCGCTGTTCAAGCAGATCTTCCGCTGCGTGCGCTGCGGCGCTTGTGCCAACGTCTGCCCCGTGTACCGCCTCGTGGGCGGCCACAAGATGGGCTACATCTATATTGGCGCCATTGGCCTTATCCTTACCTACTTCTTCCACGGCAAGGAACGTGCCCGTATTCTGAGCCAGAACTGCATGGGCTGTGAATCCTGCGCCAATGTGTGCGCTGGCGGCATCGAGCTGCCGCGCCTCATCCGCGAGATTCGTTCACGCCTCAACGAAGAGCAGGGCGCTCCCATTGAAGCCAACCTGCTGTCGGCTGTGATGAAGAACCGCAAGCTCTTCCACAAGCTGCTCAAGTTCGCCAGCTTCGCCCAGAAGCCCTTTACCCGCGGCGCTCAGTTCCAGCGGCATTTGCCAGCGGTTTTTATGGGCAAGCACAACTTCAAGGCCTTGCCCGCCATTGCTAACAAATCCTTCCGCGACCGCTGGTCTGAAATCGCTCCCAAGGTGCAGAATCCTGTCATGCGCGTGGCCATCTTCAGCGGCTGCGCTCAGGATTTCATCTATCCTGAACAGCTGGAAGCCTGCGTGAAGATTCTGGCCGCCAAGAATGTGGCGGTTGAATTCCCGATGGATCAGTCCTGCTGCGGCTTGCCCCTGGAAATGATGGGACAGCGCAAAACCTCCATTGATGTGGCCAAGCAGAACCTCGCGGCTTTCCGTGGTGGCAACTATGACTACATCATCACGCTCTGCGCGAGCTGCGCCGGACATCTGAAGCACCACTATCCGCAAATTCTTGACAAAGACTATGCGCTGGTGGAAGGTCAGGCTTTCGCTTCCAAGGTCATTGACTTCAGCTCCTTCGTGCACGATGTGCTGGGCCTCAAGCCCGAAGACTTCCACAAGTCTGGCCAGAAGGTCACCTATCACGCTTCCTGCCACCTTTGCCGTGGCCTGAACGTGAAAGAAGCCCCGCGTGCCCTTATTGCCGACGCGGCTGAATATGTGCCCTGCGACGAAGAAGAAGTTTGTTGCGGTTTCGGTGGCAGCTACTCTGTGAAGTTCCCCGAAATCTCGGCACAGCTTCTGGAAAAGAAGGTCAACAATATGAAGGCTACCGGGGCTGATCGCCTGGTGGTGGACTGCCCTGGTTGCGTCATGCAGCTGCGCGGCGGTGCTGAAAAGCAGGGCTTGAAGATCAAGGTCGACCACATCTCTGAGCTGCTGGCCGACAACCTGAAAAAGTAA